A section of the Rummeliibacillus pycnus genome encodes:
- the pth gene encoding aminoacyl-tRNA hydrolase, translated as MKLIIGLGNPGREYEHTHHNVGFDTIDCLAEKWGITLNQQKFNAMYGITHRPEGKVMLMKPLTYMNLSGEAVRPMMDYYDIDVEDIVVIYDDLDLEKGKLRLRQKGSAGGHNGIKSLIQHIGTQNFNRIRVGISRPPAGMKVPDYVLSRFSKEEQPLMQESFTRAADACEYWLEKPFAEVMNRFN; from the coding sequence ATGAAACTAATTATTGGTTTAGGAAACCCTGGAAGAGAATATGAACATACACACCATAATGTGGGATTTGATACAATTGATTGCTTAGCAGAAAAATGGGGAATTACATTAAATCAACAAAAATTTAATGCTATGTATGGAATAACACACCGTCCAGAAGGCAAAGTAATGTTGATGAAACCTCTTACGTATATGAATCTATCAGGAGAGGCAGTTCGCCCCATGATGGATTATTATGATATTGATGTAGAGGATATTGTGGTGATTTACGATGATCTAGATTTAGAAAAAGGTAAATTACGCCTACGCCAAAAAGGTAGTGCAGGTGGACATAATGGTATTAAATCGTTAATCCAACATATTGGTACACAAAACTTTAACCGTATTCGTGTCGGTATTAGTCGTCCACCGGCTGGTATGAAAGTGCCGGATTATGTACTTTCTAGATTTTCAAAAGAAGAACAACCTTTAATGCAGGAATCATTTACCCGTGCTGCTGACGCTTGTGAATATTGGTTAGAAAAACCTTTTGCTGAAGTAATGAATCGTTTCAACTAA
- a CDS encoding anti-sigma-F factor Fin, whose amino-acid sequence MAIRYRCRHCNTEIGVLPFDSEESIRKLHQLNEQDAKEFIRHEQNGDTTVESICEHCEDSLKKFPNYYALKNWLQ is encoded by the coding sequence ATGGCTATTCGTTACAGATGTCGTCATTGCAACACGGAAATAGGCGTATTGCCATTTGATTCTGAAGAAAGTATTCGTAAACTTCATCAACTAAATGAACAAGATGCTAAAGAATTTATCCGTCATGAGCAAAATGGCGATACAACGGTAGAAAGTATTTGTGAACATTGCGAAGACTCACTGAAGAAGTTCCCAAATTATTATGCACTAAAAAATTGGTTACAGTAA